From Rahnella aceris, a single genomic window includes:
- the lptB gene encoding LPS export ABC transporter ATP-binding protein, which produces MAKLIAENLAKAYKGRKVVEDVSLMVNSGEIVGLLGPNGAGKTTTFYMVVGIVQRDAGRIIVDDEDISLLPLHTRARRGIGYLPQEASIFRRLSVFDNLMAVLQIRDDLTKEQRNDRANELMEEFHISHLRDNLGQSLSGGERRRVEIARALAANPKFILLDEPFAGVDPISVIDIKKIIEHLRDSGLGVLITDHNVRETLDVCERAYIVSQGKLIAHGTPADILADEQVKRVYLGEEFRL; this is translated from the coding sequence ATGGCTAAATTAATCGCAGAGAATCTGGCAAAGGCATACAAAGGCCGTAAGGTCGTTGAAGATGTCAGTCTGATGGTCAACTCGGGTGAAATCGTCGGGTTATTAGGGCCAAACGGTGCGGGTAAAACCACCACCTTTTACATGGTCGTGGGCATCGTCCAGCGCGATGCGGGCCGCATTATCGTTGATGATGAAGACATCAGCCTGCTGCCGCTGCATACCCGCGCCCGTCGCGGTATTGGCTATCTTCCGCAGGAAGCCTCCATTTTCCGTCGTCTGAGCGTATTTGATAACCTGATGGCGGTGCTGCAGATCCGTGACGATCTGACCAAAGAACAGCGTAATGACCGCGCTAATGAATTAATGGAAGAGTTCCATATTTCTCATTTGCGCGATAACCTCGGTCAGTCACTGTCTGGTGGTGAACGCCGTCGTGTTGAAATTGCCCGTGCACTGGCAGCGAACCCTAAATTCATCCTGCTGGATGAACCGTTCGCCGGGGTTGACCCGATTTCCGTTATCGACATCAAAAAAATCATTGAGCATTTACGTGACAGCGGCCTCGGCGTACTGATCACTGACCATAACGTTCGCGAAACACTCGACGTTTGTGAACGCGCGTATATCGTCAGTCAGGGGAAATTGATCGCCCACGGCACGCCAGCCGACATTCTTGCTGATGAACAAGTTAAACGTGTTTATCTTGGTGAAGAATTCCGTCTGTGA
- the rpoN gene encoding RNA polymerase factor sigma-54 produces the protein MKQGLQLRLSQQLAMTPQLQQAIRLLQLSTLELQQEIQLALESNPLLEQTDLHEEIDSVETTDSEGLDTREALEQKDMPEELPLDATWDEIYTAGTPSGTGNDYSDDELPIYQGETTQTLQDYLMWQVELTPFSDTDAAIATSIVDAVDDTGYLTVSLDDILESVGDENVTMDEVEAVLKRVQRFDPVGVAARDLRDCLLIQLSQYATDTPFITEARLIISEHLDLLANHDFRALMRSTRLKEDTLKGAMLLIQSLDPRPGQSINTGESEYVIPDVLVRKVSGVWAVELNSDSIPRLKINQQYAAMGNSARSDSDGQFIRSNLQEAKWLIKSLESRNDTLLKVTRCIVEQQQAFFELGEEFMKPMVLADIASAVEMHESTISRVTTQKFLHSPRGIFELKYFFSSHVSTDSGGEASSTAIRALVKKLIAAENPVKPLSDSKLATLLSDQGIMVARRTVAKYRESLSIPPSNQRKQLV, from the coding sequence ATGAAGCAAGGTTTGCAACTCAGACTCAGCCAACAACTGGCAATGACTCCTCAGTTACAACAGGCCATCCGCTTGTTGCAACTATCCACGCTTGAGCTCCAGCAGGAGATCCAACTCGCGCTGGAGAGCAACCCTCTGTTGGAACAAACCGACCTTCATGAAGAAATCGACTCGGTAGAAACCACCGACAGCGAAGGGTTAGACACCCGCGAGGCACTCGAGCAGAAAGACATGCCGGAAGAGTTGCCGCTGGACGCCACCTGGGATGAGATTTACACCGCAGGCACGCCGTCAGGCACCGGCAATGATTACAGCGACGATGAGCTACCGATTTACCAGGGCGAAACCACGCAGACACTTCAGGATTACCTGATGTGGCAGGTCGAGCTGACGCCGTTCTCTGATACCGATGCCGCGATTGCCACGTCAATCGTCGATGCAGTGGATGACACCGGTTACCTGACCGTCTCCCTTGACGACATTCTTGAAAGCGTCGGTGATGAAAATGTCACCATGGACGAAGTCGAAGCCGTACTTAAGCGCGTTCAGCGTTTTGATCCGGTGGGTGTCGCCGCCCGTGACCTGCGCGACTGCCTGCTGATCCAGCTTTCTCAATATGCGACTGACACGCCTTTCATCACTGAAGCCCGTCTTATCATCAGCGAACATCTCGATTTGCTGGCGAACCATGATTTCCGCGCACTTATGCGATCAACCCGGTTAAAAGAAGATACACTGAAAGGAGCGATGCTCCTGATCCAGTCTCTTGATCCGCGTCCGGGCCAGTCTATCAACACCGGCGAATCCGAATACGTGATCCCGGATGTGCTGGTGCGTAAAGTGTCAGGTGTCTGGGCGGTAGAACTCAATTCCGACAGCATTCCGCGTCTGAAGATTAACCAGCAGTACGCCGCGATGGGGAATTCCGCACGCAGCGACAGCGACGGGCAATTTATCCGCAGCAATCTGCAGGAAGCCAAGTGGTTAATCAAAAGCCTGGAAAGCCGTAACGACACGCTGTTGAAAGTGACGCGCTGCATCGTTGAGCAGCAGCAGGCGTTCTTTGAACTGGGTGAAGAATTTATGAAACCTATGGTACTGGCAGATATTGCCAGTGCCGTGGAAATGCACGAATCGACGATTTCACGTGTGACGACGCAGAAGTTCCTGCACAGCCCGCGTGGCATTTTCGAACTGAAGTATTTCTTCTCCAGCCATGTCAGTACAGACAGCGGTGGCGAGGCATCGTCAACCGCGATCCGGGCGCTGGTGAAGAAATTAATCGCAGCGGAGAATCCTGTAAAACCGCTCAGTGACAGTAAGTTAGCGACCCTGCTTTCCGATCAGGGAATTATGGTTGCGCGTCGGACTGTCGCCAAATACCGAGAGTCTTTGTCCATCCCGCCCTCAAACCAACGTAAACAGTTAGTTTGA
- the hpf gene encoding ribosome hibernation promoting factor, giving the protein MQLNITGHHIEITDPLREFITSKLAKLEQYFDRINQVYVVLSVEKVQKVAEATLHVNGGELHATSEHQDMYAAIDGLVDKLARQLNKHKDKLKQH; this is encoded by the coding sequence ATGCAGCTCAACATTACCGGACATCACATTGAGATCACGGATCCCCTGAGAGAGTTCATCACGTCGAAGCTGGCTAAGCTTGAGCAGTATTTCGACAGGATTAATCAGGTGTATGTGGTGTTGAGCGTGGAAAAGGTGCAGAAAGTAGCGGAAGCCACTTTGCATGTGAACGGAGGCGAATTACATGCCACCTCGGAACATCAGGATATGTACGCAGCGATTGACGGACTGGTTGATAAACTGGCCCGACAGTTGAATAAACATAAAGACAAACTGAAACAGCACTGA
- the ptsN gene encoding PTS IIA-like nitrogen regulatory protein PtsN: MKDDMINDTAMQLTSVLNAECTKSGVHCASKKRALEIISELAAKQLNLSPQVIFDAILTRERMGSTGIGAGIAIPHGKLEEDTLRAVGVFIQLEQPIAFDAIDNQPVDLLFALLVPADQCKTHLHTLSLVAKKLADKTVCRRLRGAQSDEELFQIMTENE; the protein is encoded by the coding sequence GTGAAAGATGACATGATTAACGATACTGCAATGCAATTAACGTCGGTGCTTAATGCCGAATGCACCAAAAGCGGCGTTCATTGCGCCAGCAAAAAACGCGCACTGGAAATCATCAGTGAGTTGGCCGCCAAACAATTAAATTTGTCGCCGCAGGTGATTTTTGACGCCATTTTGACCCGTGAACGTATGGGGAGCACCGGGATCGGTGCCGGGATCGCCATCCCGCACGGTAAGCTGGAAGAAGACACTTTACGTGCCGTCGGCGTATTCATTCAGCTTGAACAACCGATTGCTTTTGACGCCATCGATAATCAGCCGGTAGATTTGCTTTTTGCCTTGCTGGTACCGGCAGATCAATGTAAAACCCATTTACATACATTATCTTTAGTCGCTAAGAAATTAGCTGATAAAACAGTGTGTCGCCGTCTGCGTGGCGCGCAAAGTGACGAAGAACTGTTCCAGATAATGACTGAAAACGAATAA
- the rapZ gene encoding RNase adapter RapZ produces MVLMIVSGRSGSGKSVALRALEDMGFYCVDNLPVVLLPQLAQTLVERNTSAAVSIDVRNMPETPEVYEYAMSQLPESFSPQLLFLDADRNTLIRRYSDTRRLHPLSSKNLSLESAIDEEADLLEPLRSSADLIIDTSEMSVHELAEMLRTRLLGKRERELTMVFESFGFKHGIPIDADYVFDVRFLPNPHWDPKLRPMTGLDKPVAAFLDRHTEVHNFIYQTRSYLEQWLPMLETNNRSYLTVAIGCTGGKHRSVYIAEQLADYFRSRGKNVQSRHRTLEKRKS; encoded by the coding sequence ATGGTGCTGATGATTGTCAGCGGCCGTTCCGGTTCCGGGAAGTCGGTTGCCCTACGGGCACTAGAAGACATGGGTTTTTACTGTGTGGACAACCTGCCGGTGGTGTTATTGCCGCAGCTTGCCCAGACCCTTGTTGAACGTAATACATCAGCGGCCGTCAGCATTGACGTCCGTAACATGCCGGAAACACCGGAAGTTTATGAGTATGCGATGTCACAACTGCCGGAGAGCTTCTCACCGCAGTTGTTATTCCTTGATGCCGACCGCAATACTCTGATCCGCCGCTACAGCGACACCCGTCGTCTGCACCCGCTTTCCAGCAAAAATCTGTCCCTCGAAAGTGCCATTGATGAAGAAGCCGATCTGCTCGAACCACTGCGTTCGTCTGCGGATTTGATCATCGACACCTCCGAAATGTCCGTGCATGAACTGGCAGAAATGCTGCGTACCCGTCTGCTGGGTAAACGCGAGCGCGAACTGACGATGGTGTTCGAATCCTTCGGTTTCAAACACGGCATTCCGATTGATGCGGATTATGTTTTCGATGTGCGTTTTCTGCCAAACCCGCACTGGGATCCGAAACTGCGTCCGATGACAGGCCTTGATAAGCCGGTCGCGGCGTTCCTTGACCGTCATACTGAAGTGCACAACTTTATTTACCAGACCCGCAGCTACCTCGAACAATGGCTGCCGATGCTGGAAACGAACAACCGCAGCTATCTGACCGTCGCCATTGGCTGTACCGGCGGTAAACACCGTTCGGTCTATATCGCAGAGCAACTGGCCGACTATTTCCGTTCCCGCGGGAAAAATGTGCAATCCCGCCATCGCACGCTGGAAAAACGCAAATCATGA
- the npr gene encoding PTS phosphocarrier protein NPr, translating to MTVKQTVEIKNRLGMHARPAMKLFELVQSFESEVMLRNDTGIEAEASSVIALLMLDSPKGQKIEIEATGPDEEQALTAVVNLINSGFDED from the coding sequence ATGACGGTGAAACAAACGGTAGAAATCAAAAACCGGTTGGGTATGCATGCCCGCCCGGCAATGAAGTTGTTTGAACTGGTGCAGAGCTTTGAATCAGAAGTGATGCTGCGCAACGACACGGGCATTGAAGCGGAAGCCAGCAGTGTCATCGCGCTGCTGATGCTCGATTCCCCGAAAGGTCAGAAAATCGAAATCGAAGCCACCGGCCCCGATGAAGAACAGGCATTGACGGCAGTGGTAAATCTGATTAATTCAGGTTTTGATGAAGACTGA
- a CDS encoding BglG family transcription antiterminator — protein sequence MVRFPNQRLAQLFDALQTETLPQDELAKRLSVSTRTVRADITALNEIIADYGATFVHNRGSGYQLRVDDQSLFSSLQQSTQRKPNPTPRTAAERVKTLLIRFLTSAFSLKLEDLADEWFVSRGTLQNDMAEVREHLARYHLNIETKPRYGMKLFGAELAIRACLTDLLFQLDAEEQANPLLKAESLESEALVPLTRFMHQLLTQSSIQLTDEGEQYLILYCAVAIKRIAGGYPLTDFDAEDGDPAVKHVSVRLAAELKSLVGKEIPASEEAYLRVNIAARRVQQILPTDINADDDESLVDYILSYINSHYSYDLQGDKQLRADLLTHIKTMITRVKYQINIPNPLLNNIKQHYPMAYDVTLAAVSSWGKYTPYTLSENEIGFLVLHIGVGLERHYNIGYQRHPQVMLVCDTGNSTIRMIQAQISRKYPQLVMKQVVTLRDYEQLEHIDEDFIISNARISEKNKPVVVLSPFPTEYQMEQLGKLVLVDRTRPYMLEKFFDEKHFMIIDEPMTQAELFRHVCSQLEAEGYVDQAFYPSVVEREEIVSTMLGEGIALPHSLGLLAKKTVVITLLSPQGIAWGEGETAHVIFLLAISKADYEEAMAIYDLFVTFVRERSMSRLLSSENFESFKAIAIDCLSRI from the coding sequence ATGGTGAGATTTCCCAATCAACGTCTGGCGCAACTGTTTGATGCGCTGCAAACCGAAACGCTGCCTCAGGATGAACTGGCAAAACGCCTGTCGGTGTCGACGCGGACGGTCCGTGCGGATATCACTGCGCTTAATGAAATCATCGCGGACTATGGCGCGACCTTCGTACACAACCGTGGCAGCGGGTATCAGCTGCGCGTTGATGATCAGAGCCTGTTCTCGTCGTTACAGCAGTCGACACAACGTAAACCGAATCCGACGCCGCGTACGGCCGCAGAGCGGGTGAAGACGCTGCTGATCCGCTTTTTGACCTCAGCTTTTTCATTAAAGCTGGAAGATCTGGCTGATGAATGGTTTGTCAGCCGGGGAACCCTGCAAAATGATATGGCTGAGGTAAGGGAGCATCTGGCCCGCTATCATCTGAATATTGAAACCAAGCCGCGCTATGGCATGAAGCTGTTTGGTGCGGAGCTGGCAATCCGCGCCTGCCTGACCGACTTGTTGTTCCAGCTCGATGCCGAAGAACAGGCCAATCCGCTGCTGAAGGCGGAAAGCCTGGAGTCGGAAGCGCTGGTGCCGCTGACGCGCTTTATGCATCAGCTTCTGACGCAGTCTTCTATTCAACTGACCGACGAAGGTGAACAATATCTGATTCTCTATTGCGCGGTGGCCATTAAACGCATTGCCGGCGGTTATCCGCTGACTGATTTTGATGCTGAAGACGGTGACCCGGCGGTCAAACACGTTTCTGTGCGGCTGGCTGCGGAGCTGAAAAGTCTGGTGGGCAAGGAAATTCCGGCCTCTGAAGAAGCTTATCTGCGGGTGAATATCGCCGCGCGTCGCGTGCAGCAAATCCTGCCAACGGACATTAATGCTGACGATGACGAATCGCTGGTCGATTACATCCTGTCGTATATCAATTCGCACTATAGTTATGATTTACAAGGTGATAAACAGCTGCGCGCTGATCTGCTGACGCATATCAAAACCATGATTACGCGGGTGAAATACCAGATTAATATCCCCAACCCGCTGCTGAACAACATCAAACAGCATTACCCGATGGCGTATGACGTCACGCTGGCGGCGGTGTCGAGCTGGGGGAAATACACGCCGTACACCCTGAGTGAAAACGAGATTGGGTTTCTTGTGCTGCATATCGGCGTCGGGCTGGAGCGGCATTACAACATCGGTTATCAGCGACATCCGCAGGTGATGCTGGTATGCGACACCGGCAATTCGACCATCCGTATGATTCAGGCGCAGATTAGCCGCAAATATCCGCAGCTGGTGATGAAACAGGTGGTGACGTTGCGGGATTACGAACAACTGGAACACATCGACGAAGATTTCATCATCTCCAACGCCCGCATCAGCGAGAAGAATAAACCGGTGGTGGTGCTGTCGCCATTCCCGACCGAATACCAGATGGAGCAGCTTGGCAAGCTGGTACTGGTTGATCGCACCCGGCCTTATATGCTGGAAAAATTCTTCGACGAAAAACACTTCATGATCATCGATGAACCGATGACGCAGGCGGAGTTATTCCGCCATGTGTGCTCTCAGCTGGAAGCCGAAGGCTACGTCGATCAGGCGTTTTATCCGTCGGTGGTTGAGCGCGAGGAAATTGTCTCGACCATGCTGGGGGAAGGGATTGCGCTGCCGCACTCGCTGGGGCTGCTGGCGAAGAAAACCGTGGTGATAACGTTGCTCTCTCCGCAGGGCATTGCGTGGGGAGAAGGGGAGACAGCACACGTGATTTTCCTGCTGGCAATCAGCAAGGCAGATTATGAAGAGGCGATGGCGATTTACGATTTGTTCGTGACGTTTGTGCGGGAACGCTCAATGAGCCGTCTGCTGAGCAGCGAAAACTTTGAGAGTTTCAAGGCCATTGCAATCGACTGTTTAAGCCGCATTTAA
- the dagF gene encoding 2-dehydro-3-deoxy-phosphogluconate aldolase: MKLTPNFYRDRVCLNVLAGSKDNARDIYEAAEGHVLVGVLSKNYPDVASAVADMKEYAALIENALSVGLGAGDPRQSLMVSQISAQVQPQHVNQVFTGVGTSRGMLGQNDSVVNGLISPTGKPGFVKINTGPLSSASADAIVPVETAIALLKDMGGSSVKYFPMGGLKTRDEFAAVARACAEQDFWLEPTGGIDLENFEPIMEIALAAGVTKIIPHIYSSIIDSATGNTRPDDVKTLLASVKKLVG, translated from the coding sequence ATGAAGCTGACCCCAAATTTCTATCGTGACCGCGTGTGCCTGAATGTGCTGGCGGGCTCGAAAGACAATGCCCGTGATATCTATGAAGCGGCAGAAGGTCATGTACTGGTCGGTGTGCTTTCCAAAAATTATCCAGACGTCGCGAGTGCGGTGGCGGACATGAAAGAGTATGCCGCATTGATTGAAAACGCGTTGTCTGTCGGTTTAGGCGCGGGCGATCCGCGTCAGTCTCTGATGGTCAGCCAGATTTCAGCGCAGGTTCAGCCGCAGCACGTCAATCAGGTCTTTACCGGCGTCGGTACCAGCCGTGGAATGCTTGGGCAAAACGACAGCGTGGTCAACGGTCTGATTTCACCCACCGGTAAACCCGGCTTTGTGAAGATCAATACCGGACCGCTGAGTTCTGCTTCTGCGGACGCCATCGTGCCGGTGGAAACCGCCATTGCGCTGCTGAAAGATATGGGCGGCAGCTCGGTGAAATATTTCCCGATGGGTGGCCTGAAAACCCGTGATGAATTCGCTGCCGTGGCCCGTGCCTGTGCGGAACAGGATTTCTGGCTGGAACCGACCGGCGGTATCGATTTAGAAAACTTCGAGCCGATTATGGAAATCGCGCTGGCGGCGGGCGTCACTAAAATCATCCCGCATATCTACAGCTCGATTATCGACAGCGCCACCGGTAACACCCGTCCTGACGATGTGAAAACCCTGCTGGCCAGCGTCAAAAAGCTGGTGGGCTGA
- a CDS encoding DgaE family pyridoxal phosphate-dependent ammonia lyase, whose protein sequence is MSSEQSLYEKYQLKQVINASGRMTALGVSTPREEVAAVVNTGLNHYFEMKDLVNKTGAYIAKLLNVENAVVVSCASAGIAQSVAAVIVKDDAWLLENLHAAPLEIPHDIVLPKGHNVNFGAPVATMVTMGGGKVVEAGYANECSAAQLAACITPRTAAIMYIKSHHSVQKSILSVAEAAEVARKHNVPLIVDAAAEEDLTCYYEMGADLVIYSGAKAIEGPTSGLVLGKKQYVEWVKLQSGGIGRAMKVGKEGILGLTQAIESYLTLPKTTGQEMVDKMTPFIASLNEISGVTGRVVWDSAGRDIARTEITFDEAVLGWKTKAIVDAMKNGDIAIYFRGYRANEGKIEVDVRSVTPPQLTIVAQRFKQLFSGDKA, encoded by the coding sequence ATGTCTTCTGAACAATCGCTGTATGAAAAGTACCAGTTAAAACAAGTCATTAATGCTTCCGGTCGTATGACAGCGCTGGGCGTTTCCACGCCGCGTGAAGAAGTCGCAGCAGTGGTGAATACCGGTCTGAATCATTACTTTGAGATGAAAGATCTGGTGAACAAAACCGGCGCTTACATCGCGAAACTGCTAAACGTCGAAAACGCGGTGGTGGTTTCCTGCGCTTCTGCCGGGATCGCGCAATCTGTGGCGGCGGTGATCGTCAAAGATGACGCCTGGCTGCTGGAAAACCTGCACGCCGCGCCACTGGAAATCCCGCACGATATCGTTCTGCCAAAAGGCCATAACGTGAATTTCGGTGCACCGGTCGCGACGATGGTGACGATGGGCGGTGGCAAGGTGGTAGAAGCCGGTTATGCCAACGAATGTTCTGCCGCACAACTCGCGGCCTGCATCACCCCGCGTACCGCTGCAATCATGTACATAAAATCGCACCACTCAGTGCAGAAAAGCATTTTGTCGGTTGCGGAAGCCGCTGAAGTGGCGCGTAAGCACAATGTGCCGCTGATCGTCGATGCCGCCGCGGAAGAAGATCTGACCTGTTATTACGAGATGGGTGCGGATCTGGTGATTTACAGTGGCGCGAAGGCCATCGAAGGGCCGACCAGCGGGCTGGTGCTCGGCAAAAAACAGTATGTCGAATGGGTAAAACTGCAATCGGGCGGGATTGGTCGTGCGATGAAAGTCGGCAAAGAAGGCATTCTTGGCCTGACGCAGGCTATCGAAAGCTATCTCACCTTGCCGAAAACCACCGGGCAGGAAATGGTCGACAAGATGACGCCATTTATCGCCAGCCTGAATGAAATCAGCGGTGTTACCGGACGCGTGGTCTGGGACAGCGCCGGACGTGATATCGCCCGTACGGAAATCACTTTCGATGAAGCGGTACTGGGCTGGAAAACCAAAGCCATTGTGGACGCCATGAAAAACGGCGATATCGCGATTTATTTCCGTGGCTACCGCGCCAACGAAGGCAAGATCGAAGTCGATGTGCGCAGCGTGACGCCGCCGCAGCTCACCATCGTCGCACAACGTTTTAAACAACTTTTCAGCGGAGACAAAGCATGA
- a CDS encoding amidohydrolase/deacetylase family metallohydrolase, whose translation MYDLIIRQALRADGSLTDIAIRDGKFAAIGTLPCGATARQTLDLQGKVYASAGWIDSHVHCYPKSPIYHDEADLIGVACGVTTVADAGSTGANDVDDFYQITREAKTNVYAFLNIARTGIVTQNELADMTQIDKVGVRDAIARNPGFIIGIKARMSSSVVGQNGIKPLVRAKEIQQENDDLPLMVHIGNNPPNLDEIADLLTSGDIITHCYNGKPNRILSPEGVLRDSVKRALSRGVLLDVGHGTASFSFEVAELAIKQGILPHTISSDIYCRNRLNGPVHSLATVMSKFFSVGLTLPQVIDCVTSHAADALRLPAKGRLQIGADADLTLFELRQAPQVFIDSEGQSVKGESLLVPLAAVVAGVTLLTEEGKSAHVF comes from the coding sequence ATGTATGACTTAATCATCCGGCAGGCATTACGCGCAGACGGCAGCCTGACTGATATTGCAATCCGCGACGGCAAATTCGCCGCCATTGGCACGTTGCCCTGCGGTGCCACCGCCCGCCAGACTCTCGATCTTCAGGGCAAGGTTTACGCCAGCGCGGGATGGATCGACTCCCATGTTCACTGTTACCCCAAATCGCCGATTTATCATGACGAAGCCGATCTGATTGGTGTGGCCTGCGGTGTCACCACCGTGGCCGATGCGGGCAGTACCGGCGCGAATGATGTCGACGATTTCTATCAGATTACCCGTGAGGCGAAAACCAACGTCTACGCGTTTCTCAATATCGCCCGCACCGGCATTGTCACGCAGAACGAACTGGCGGATATGACCCAGATCGACAAGGTCGGCGTGCGTGACGCCATCGCGCGAAATCCCGGTTTTATCATTGGCATCAAAGCGCGCATGAGCAGCAGTGTGGTCGGCCAGAACGGCATTAAGCCACTGGTGCGCGCCAAAGAAATTCAGCAGGAAAACGATGACCTGCCCCTGATGGTGCATATCGGTAATAACCCGCCGAACCTCGACGAAATCGCAGATTTACTGACCTCGGGCGACATCATTACCCACTGCTATAACGGCAAGCCGAACCGTATTCTCTCGCCGGAAGGCGTGCTGCGTGATTCCGTTAAGCGGGCGCTCAGCCGTGGCGTGCTGCTGGATGTCGGTCACGGCACCGCGAGTTTCAGCTTTGAAGTGGCAGAGCTGGCCATTAAGCAGGGCATTTTGCCGCACACCATCAGTTCCGATATTTATTGCCGCAATCGCCTCAACGGGCCGGTGCACAGCCTGGCGACGGTGATGTCGAAATTCTTCAGCGTCGGCCTGACATTGCCGCAGGTGATTGATTGCGTTACATCGCATGCCGCTGATGCGCTGCGTCTTCCTGCCAAAGGTCGTCTGCAAATCGGTGCCGACGCCGATCTGACCCTGTTCGAACTCCGTCAGGCGCCGCAGGTGTTTATCGATTCCGAAGGACAGTCCGTGAAAGGCGAAAGTTTGCTGGTGCCTCTGGCCGCTGTGGTCGCGGGCGTCACTCTGTTAACCGAAGAAGGGAAATCTGCTCATGTCTTCTGA
- a CDS encoding DUF4310 family protein has product MEEQAKRGFWYAEWSFPIFVGLLSSGVFAGTHMYYLYGIGAFNEVAFVSMLRSGMDTGVYGAVAAFGASFLFARIIEGSLVGILDIGGAIQTGIGLGVPALLLGAGIIFPVANFAASLVTGLILGLAVGYIIILARKFTINQSNSTYGADVMMGAGNASGRFLGPLIILSAMAASIPIGLGSLIGALGFYLWQKPITGGAILGAMVLGAVFPVSL; this is encoded by the coding sequence ATGGAAGAACAAGCCAAACGTGGTTTCTGGTACGCCGAGTGGTCGTTCCCGATTTTTGTCGGACTGCTGTCTTCCGGTGTTTTCGCCGGGACACACATGTATTACCTGTACGGCATCGGTGCGTTTAACGAAGTGGCGTTTGTATCAATGCTGCGTTCCGGCATGGATACCGGCGTGTACGGCGCAGTGGCGGCCTTCGGTGCCAGCTTTCTGTTTGCCCGCATCATCGAAGGTTCGCTGGTCGGTATTCTCGATATCGGTGGTGCGATCCAGACCGGTATCGGCCTGGGCGTCCCGGCACTGTTGCTCGGCGCGGGGATTATCTTCCCGGTGGCGAACTTCGCGGCCTCGCTGGTAACCGGCCTGATCCTCGGGTTAGCCGTCGGTTACATCATCATTCTGGCACGTAAATTCACCATCAATCAGAGCAATTCTACCTACGGCGCTGACGTGATGATGGGTGCGGGTAATGCCTCCGGCCGCTTCCTCGGGCCGTTGATTATCCTGTCAGCGATGGCGGCATCGATTCCTATCGGTCTGGGCTCGCTGATTGGCGCACTGGGTTTCTATCTGTGGCAAAAACCGATTACCGGTGGTGCCATTCTCGGCGCAATGGTGCTGGGCGCTGTCTTCCCGGTTTCACTGTAA
- a CDS encoding DUF4311 domain-containing protein: MFLIILFKSLIIGGLVGVGVGAGAARMFHAPTVQGMGAFRTLGELNSCEGDPASHFSFGLGFFFNAWASSVAAGSFTQDVDHRIIPHWATAALMFKNRNVAETMHDPRKMAIAGGIIGMIVVAFLNTTASAVPAALQVTAIKVLVPAANLLVNTVMPVIFWLAAIDAGRRSGFWATIFGGLAQMIMGNAVPGLVLGILIGKGVEESGWNHVTKVMMAAIIALFVLSGFFRGFDVKLLQSFMLDVPTWLNGIHNSLSGK, encoded by the coding sequence ATGTTTTTAATTATTTTATTTAAGTCGCTTATTATCGGCGGACTGGTTGGCGTGGGCGTAGGTGCGGGGGCCGCACGTATGTTCCATGCACCCACCGTGCAAGGAATGGGGGCTTTTCGTACGCTTGGGGAATTAAACTCCTGTGAAGGCGATCCGGCTTCGCATTTCTCATTTGGTCTGGGCTTCTTCTTTAACGCCTGGGCTTCTTCCGTGGCGGCAGGTTCTTTCACCCAGGACGTTGACCACCGCATCATTCCCCACTGGGCAACCGCTGCCCTGATGTTTAAAAACCGCAATGTGGCTGAAACCATGCATGACCCGCGCAAGATGGCGATTGCAGGCGGCATCATCGGCATGATTGTGGTCGCCTTCCTCAACACTACTGCGTCTGCGGTGCCTGCGGCGTTGCAGGTCACGGCAATCAAAGTGCTGGTGCCTGCGGCCAACCTGTTGGTGAACACCGTGATGCCGGTGATTTTCTGGCTGGCGGCGATCGATGCAGGACGTCGTTCCGGTTTCTGGGCCACTATTTTTGGTGGTCTGGCGCAGATGATCATGGGTAACGCCGTACCGGGTCTGGTGCTGGGTATCCTGATCGGTAAAGGCGTCGAAGAAAGCGGCTGGAACCACGTCACCAAAGTGATGATGGCGGCGATTATCGCGCTGTTCGTCCTCAGCGGTTTCTTCCGTGGCTTCGACGTCAAACTGTTGCAGTCATTCATGCTGGACGTCCCGACATGGCTGAACGGCATTCACAATTCACTCAGCGGCAAGTAA